A region of Pyxidicoccus parkwaysis DNA encodes the following proteins:
- a CDS encoding DUF7151 family protein, whose translation MAQAGFRFPVQRLFRATPLIACAAVLLSAGAAWARGPHDTVDATGVLESGAAQSLSGTNSQLQTSAEPPGANCPTGGTRLDVGTDLNGDGVLDATEIDPSQTRYICNGAQGPAGSTGVFGDGSGGSFLVNTGSVLDLTTPGGYAFLGGRQHLQFTNVSINGTLIVPSGTVFRTTGNFTVNPAGTLIVAASAGDNGVGPASQGVSRAPAGEPQGGFGLTQLQSAQLVRPGALGGGAGAKQAGVTGGSGGGSLVILAQGTVQVLAGGTINATGENGGTGSNLPGSGGGAGGVLVILGKTSVSVNGIVRASGGRGGDGNNTGGAGKGGGGGGGGGIIQLLSSTTPSVSGTLDVSGGAPGVSAAPTAPNTTIVAGGGGGACGGNGGNGGVTGSASTAGSAGYDLRTTTPTPENLFL comes from the coding sequence ATGGCCCAGGCAGGTTTTCGTTTCCCGGTGCAGAGGTTGTTTCGAGCCACGCCACTCATCGCATGTGCGGCGGTGCTGCTGTCGGCGGGGGCCGCGTGGGCGCGCGGTCCTCATGACACGGTGGATGCCACGGGCGTCCTGGAGAGCGGCGCGGCGCAGTCACTGTCCGGCACGAACTCGCAATTGCAGACGTCCGCCGAGCCCCCGGGCGCGAACTGCCCCACCGGCGGCACGCGACTGGACGTGGGCACCGACCTCAACGGCGACGGCGTGCTGGACGCCACGGAGATCGACCCGTCGCAGACGCGCTACATCTGCAATGGCGCACAGGGCCCCGCGGGCTCCACCGGCGTCTTCGGTGATGGCTCGGGAGGTTCGTTCCTGGTGAATACGGGCAGCGTGCTCGACCTCACCACGCCTGGTGGCTATGCGTTCCTCGGCGGCCGGCAGCACCTGCAGTTCACCAACGTCAGCATCAATGGCACCCTCATCGTCCCGAGCGGGACGGTGTTCCGCACCACCGGGAACTTCACCGTCAACCCCGCCGGGACCCTCATCGTGGCGGCGAGCGCCGGGGACAACGGCGTGGGCCCCGCGTCGCAGGGCGTGTCCCGGGCGCCCGCGGGCGAGCCCCAGGGAGGATTCGGGCTCACCCAGCTCCAGTCGGCGCAGCTCGTGCGCCCCGGCGCGCTCGGAGGCGGGGCCGGGGCCAAACAGGCCGGAGTGACGGGGGGCTCGGGCGGAGGCTCGCTGGTCATCCTCGCGCAGGGCACCGTCCAGGTGCTTGCCGGTGGCACCATCAACGCCACCGGCGAAAACGGTGGAACGGGCTCCAATCTTCCGGGCTCTGGAGGCGGCGCGGGCGGCGTCCTGGTCATCCTGGGCAAGACGTCCGTCTCCGTGAACGGCATCGTGCGCGCCTCCGGAGGGCGAGGCGGTGATGGCAACAACACGGGCGGCGCGGGCAAGGGAGGAGGAGGCGGCGGCGGCGGTGGCATCATCCAACTGCTCTCGTCCACCACGCCCTCCGTCAGCGGCACCCTCGATGTGAGCGGCGGGGCCCCGGGCGTCTCGGCCGCGCCCACGGCCCCCAACACCACCATTGTCGCGGGGGGCGGTGGTGGCGCGTGTGGCGGCAATGGCGGCAATGGCGGCGTCACCGGCAGCGCCTCCACGGCGGGCTCGGCCGGGTATGACCTGCGGACGACGACGCCCACGCCGGAGAACCTGTTCCTCTGA
- a CDS encoding fatty acid desaturase family protein, producing the protein MDRTPSTAEKELLARTRPFATQDIARAGWNIAATYGALIVAVALAAAAPWWPLRVAGTFLEALVLVRAFILFHDFMHGALLPGSRVTRLLFHVQGLLTLTPARIWNDTHNHHHANTARIAASAAGTFTTWTTDTWKKASRWQRLAYVIERHPLTFVTGYVGAFLLGLCLVPFLKNPLRYASSGLAVLVHVALSVAVWRVFGPGVYLSAMLGPLVVAYALGVYLFYSQHNFPDVEIREDSRWTHAGAALEASSYLHCGPVLAWFTGNIGYHHVHHLNPRIPFYRLPEAMAAIPELQNPRVTTLRPGDMLACLRQNLWDPEQGRMVRYPTV; encoded by the coding sequence ATGGACCGGACCCCCTCCACCGCCGAGAAGGAGCTGCTTGCTCGGACCCGCCCCTTCGCCACGCAGGACATCGCGAGGGCTGGGTGGAACATCGCGGCGACGTACGGCGCGTTGATTGTGGCCGTGGCCCTCGCCGCCGCCGCACCATGGTGGCCGCTGCGGGTGGCGGGCACGTTCCTGGAAGCGCTCGTGCTGGTGCGCGCGTTCATCCTCTTCCATGACTTCATGCACGGAGCCCTGCTGCCCGGCTCGCGCGTGACGCGGCTGCTGTTCCATGTGCAGGGCCTCCTGACGCTGACGCCCGCGCGCATCTGGAACGACACGCACAACCACCACCACGCCAACACGGCGCGCATCGCCGCGTCCGCCGCGGGCACGTTCACCACGTGGACCACGGACACGTGGAAGAAGGCCTCGCGGTGGCAGCGGCTCGCGTATGTGATTGAGCGTCATCCGCTGACCTTCGTGACGGGCTACGTCGGCGCGTTCCTGCTGGGCCTCTGCCTGGTGCCGTTCCTGAAGAACCCGCTCCGCTATGCGTCCTCCGGGCTCGCGGTGCTCGTGCACGTCGCGCTGTCGGTGGCGGTGTGGCGCGTGTTTGGTCCGGGCGTGTACCTCTCCGCGATGCTCGGGCCGCTGGTGGTGGCCTACGCGCTGGGCGTGTACCTCTTCTATTCGCAGCACAACTTCCCGGACGTGGAGATTCGCGAGGACTCGCGGTGGACGCATGCGGGCGCGGCGCTCGAGGCTTCGAGCTACCTGCACTGCGGGCCCGTGCTCGCGTGGTTCACGGGCAACATCGGCTATCACCACGTCCACCACCTGAATCCGCGCATCCCGTTCTACCGGCTGCCGGAGGCGATGGCGGCCATCCCGGAGCTGCAGAACCCCCGCGTCACCACGCTGCGTCCGGGGGATATGCTCGCGTGCCTGCGGCAGAACCTGTGGGACCCGGAGCAGGGACGGATGGTGCGCTACCCCACGGTCTGA
- a CDS encoding N-acetylmuramoyl-L-alanine amidase has translation MRLALVLPVLLLLAPGTVGAAKRNEAEEAYQGARRSYYALKDDASRRKLRHHWLNVVRKFEAVASKYPKADRAPDALFTAAELLSELSRVSFVDDDLKEAITHYKQVRDGYPKHRLADDAALALARIYVNRLDQPDMARRILTETLASNGKGDQAKDLKALLATLPAPAKAAPATKPAPATKPASPAAEERNTAVAQVSVPAERSGSALVGAIEKLAREPSPMIPRLDPNAPKANADGEDEKGLDGAVAAALAAKEARAATATPKKPSDELESKPAAEPATVASAKKPTPAEPEPARDTKSVASRDVKAEPAPKSTQESKPAADAVAVAVAEKKVREEAPYTIVVSPPEPPKPITRPVDDKVAQARLKAVAKQSRSAELTLAEQLGLKVRRVIIDPGHGGHDTGAIGKEGTREKDVALSIAKKLADELRDKGLEVVMTRDDDRFIRLEDRAKFANTERGDLFISVHCNAAASRKLRGVETYTLNTSADRYSIRLAARENQSSEKGISDLQFILADLATKANTEESSRLANQVQRNLVSGLTRKYTGIKDLGHKEALFYVLLGVKMPAILVETSFLSNPEDEERLASDSYQSEVARAISQGVEDFLTDRSRVAKVD, from the coding sequence ATGCGCCTCGCTCTCGTGCTGCCCGTGCTGCTGCTGCTCGCCCCGGGCACGGTGGGAGCGGCGAAGCGCAACGAAGCCGAGGAGGCCTACCAGGGCGCCCGGCGTTCCTACTACGCGCTGAAGGACGACGCGTCCCGGCGCAAGCTGCGCCACCACTGGCTCAACGTGGTGCGCAAGTTCGAGGCGGTGGCCAGCAAGTATCCCAAGGCGGACCGCGCCCCGGACGCCCTCTTCACCGCGGCCGAGCTGCTCTCCGAGCTGAGCCGCGTCTCCTTCGTCGACGATGACCTGAAGGAGGCCATCACCCACTACAAGCAGGTGCGCGACGGCTACCCGAAGCACCGGCTCGCGGATGACGCGGCGCTGGCGCTGGCTCGCATCTATGTGAATCGGTTGGACCAGCCGGACATGGCGCGCCGCATCCTGACGGAGACGCTGGCCTCCAACGGCAAGGGAGACCAGGCGAAGGACCTGAAGGCGCTGCTGGCCACGCTGCCCGCGCCCGCGAAGGCGGCCCCGGCGACGAAGCCCGCCCCCGCGACGAAGCCCGCGTCGCCCGCCGCCGAGGAGCGCAACACCGCGGTGGCCCAGGTGTCTGTGCCGGCCGAGCGCTCGGGCTCGGCGTTGGTGGGCGCCATCGAGAAGCTGGCGCGCGAGCCGTCGCCGATGATTCCCCGGCTGGACCCCAACGCGCCCAAGGCCAACGCCGACGGCGAGGACGAGAAGGGGCTGGACGGCGCCGTCGCCGCCGCGCTCGCGGCGAAGGAGGCCCGCGCCGCCACGGCCACGCCGAAGAAGCCGTCGGACGAGCTGGAGTCCAAGCCCGCCGCCGAGCCGGCCACCGTGGCCTCCGCGAAGAAGCCCACCCCCGCCGAGCCGGAGCCCGCCCGGGACACCAAGTCCGTCGCGTCGCGGGACGTGAAGGCCGAGCCCGCGCCGAAGTCCACGCAGGAGTCGAAGCCCGCGGCCGACGCCGTGGCGGTGGCGGTGGCAGAGAAGAAGGTGCGCGAAGAGGCGCCGTACACCATCGTCGTCTCGCCCCCCGAGCCGCCCAAGCCCATCACCCGTCCGGTGGACGACAAGGTGGCGCAGGCGCGGCTGAAGGCGGTGGCGAAGCAGTCTCGCAGCGCGGAGTTGACGCTGGCGGAGCAGCTCGGGCTGAAGGTCCGTCGCGTCATCATCGACCCGGGACACGGCGGGCACGACACGGGCGCCATCGGCAAGGAGGGGACGCGCGAGAAGGACGTGGCGCTGTCCATCGCGAAGAAGCTGGCGGACGAGCTGCGCGACAAGGGGCTGGAGGTGGTGATGACGCGCGACGATGACCGCTTCATCCGCCTGGAGGACCGCGCGAAGTTCGCCAACACGGAGCGGGGGGACTTGTTCATCTCCGTCCACTGCAACGCGGCGGCGAGCCGCAAGCTGCGCGGCGTGGAGACGTACACGCTGAACACGTCGGCGGACCGCTACTCCATCCGGCTGGCGGCACGGGAGAACCAGTCGTCGGAGAAGGGCATCAGCGACTTGCAGTTCATCCTGGCGGACCTGGCGACGAAGGCGAACACCGAGGAGTCCTCGCGGCTGGCGAACCAGGTGCAGCGCAACCTCGTGTCGGGCCTGACGCGCAAGTACACGGGCATCAAGGACCTGGGCCACAAGGAGGCGCTGTTCTACGTGCTGCTCGGCGTGAAGATGCCGGCCATCCTGGTGGAGACGTCCTTCCTCTCGAACCCGGAGGACGAGGAGCGGCTGGCCTCGGATTCGTACCAGTCCGAGGTGGCCCGGGCGATTTCGCAGGGCGTCGAGGACTTCCTCACGGACCGCAGCCGCGTGGCGAAGGTGGACTGA
- the mutS gene encoding DNA mismatch repair protein MutS: protein MGVTQQAKAAKAAVEVPGDVTPDVVPGTAGVSGSPGSVDGAGAREIASLTPMMRQYLELKALHPDSVLFFRLGDFYEMFFEDAVRASEILQITLTARAKGADKVPMCGVPYHSARRYIARLIGEGLKVAICEQVEEPGSGPGIVRRDVTRVITPGMVLDDEVLEPQASNFLAAVCWSEKGWGAALLEASTGEFMALEAATSAELAEALSRVEPRELLVPQGQRNAPEVAQLCGRLSRTPAVAEGEAAAFEPTRAANYLRGHFSVQSLSAFGLEDAPLATGAAGAALRYLKDTQKTPAAHVDRLSRQERAGHLLMDESSRANLEVLRSLRDGGRKGSLLGVLDRTVTSLGARKLARWLASPLGSLPEIHARLDAVEELSGRSVWREELATLLKEVGDLERLCGRLSLGAGNARDLRALGVSLAQLPRLGAALARCQSALLSSLSGPLGALPELADLLGRAVADEPPVTLKEGGMIRPGFHQELDELVALSTSGKDVLLQIEAREKERTGISSLKVRYNKVFGYYLEVTKANLHLVPAEYIRKQTTVGAERFVTPELKEYEEKVLTAEERRCVLELQLFEELRAKVVAEAPRIRSAAEAVAACDALLSFARCAAEYGYTRPEVDASEVLHINAGRHPVVERMLGAGESFVPNDVRMDPEDAQLLVITGPNMAGKSTVMRQVALTALMAQAGSFVPAKSARLGLCDRIFTRVGAADNLARGQSTFMVEMTETSHILHHATRKSLIILDEIGRGTSTFDGLSIAWAVAEHLHDTVGARALFATHYHELVDLARERPRVKNLCIAVKEQGGKVIFLRKLVPGGASRSYGIEVAKLAGLPPEVVARARELLQNLESGELDDAGRPRVAVRQPGKKGSTSGQLGLFVAEPAPVLQASGPALSPAHQKVMDTLKAVTIDRMTPLDALNLLARLQRELE from the coding sequence ATGGGCGTGACTCAGCAGGCGAAGGCAGCGAAGGCGGCGGTGGAAGTTCCCGGAGACGTGACTCCAGACGTTGTCCCGGGCACGGCGGGCGTGTCGGGCTCGCCAGGCTCGGTAGACGGCGCGGGCGCGCGGGAGATTGCCTCCCTCACCCCGATGATGCGGCAGTACCTGGAGCTGAAGGCGCTCCACCCGGACTCGGTGCTGTTCTTCCGGCTGGGGGACTTCTACGAGATGTTCTTCGAGGACGCGGTGCGCGCCTCGGAAATCTTGCAGATCACCCTCACCGCGAGGGCCAAGGGCGCGGACAAGGTGCCCATGTGCGGGGTGCCGTACCACTCGGCGCGCCGCTACATCGCCCGCCTCATTGGTGAAGGCCTGAAGGTGGCCATCTGCGAGCAGGTGGAGGAGCCCGGCAGCGGGCCCGGCATCGTCCGGCGGGACGTTACGCGCGTGATTACCCCCGGCATGGTGCTGGACGACGAGGTGCTGGAGCCGCAGGCCAGCAACTTCCTCGCCGCCGTGTGCTGGAGCGAAAAGGGCTGGGGCGCCGCGCTGCTGGAGGCGTCCACCGGCGAGTTCATGGCGCTGGAGGCGGCGACGTCCGCGGAATTGGCGGAGGCGCTGTCGCGCGTGGAGCCCCGCGAGCTGCTGGTGCCGCAGGGGCAGCGCAATGCTCCGGAGGTGGCGCAGTTGTGCGGCCGGCTGTCTCGCACGCCTGCGGTGGCGGAAGGGGAGGCGGCGGCCTTCGAGCCTACTCGCGCGGCCAACTACCTGCGCGGCCACTTCTCCGTGCAGTCGCTGTCCGCCTTCGGGCTGGAAGACGCGCCCCTGGCCACCGGAGCGGCGGGCGCGGCGCTGCGCTACCTGAAGGACACGCAGAAGACGCCCGCGGCGCACGTGGACCGGCTGAGCCGTCAGGAGCGCGCGGGCCACCTGCTCATGGACGAGTCCTCCCGGGCCAACCTGGAGGTGCTGCGCTCCCTGCGGGACGGCGGGCGCAAGGGCTCGCTGCTGGGCGTGCTGGACAGGACGGTGACGAGCCTGGGCGCGCGCAAGCTGGCGCGCTGGCTGGCGTCTCCGCTGGGCTCGCTGCCGGAAATCCATGCGCGGCTGGACGCGGTGGAGGAGCTGTCCGGGCGCAGTGTGTGGCGCGAGGAATTGGCCACGCTGCTGAAGGAGGTCGGAGACCTGGAGCGGCTGTGTGGCCGGCTCTCGCTGGGGGCGGGCAACGCCCGGGACTTGCGCGCGCTGGGCGTGTCGCTGGCGCAGCTTCCCCGGCTGGGGGCGGCGCTGGCGCGGTGCCAGTCCGCGCTGCTGAGCTCGCTGTCCGGGCCGCTGGGGGCGCTGCCGGAATTGGCGGACCTCTTGGGGCGCGCGGTGGCGGACGAGCCGCCGGTGACGCTGAAGGAGGGCGGGATGATTCGCCCCGGCTTCCACCAGGAATTGGACGAGCTGGTGGCGCTGTCCACGTCCGGCAAGGACGTGCTGCTCCAGATTGAGGCGCGGGAGAAGGAGCGCACCGGCATCTCCTCGCTGAAGGTCCGCTACAACAAGGTCTTCGGCTACTACCTGGAGGTGACGAAGGCGAACCTGCACCTCGTGCCGGCGGAGTACATCCGCAAGCAGACGACGGTGGGGGCGGAGCGCTTCGTCACGCCGGAGCTGAAGGAGTACGAGGAGAAGGTGCTCACCGCCGAGGAGCGGCGGTGCGTGCTGGAGCTGCAGCTCTTCGAGGAGCTGCGGGCCAAAGTCGTGGCCGAGGCGCCGCGCATCCGCTCGGCGGCGGAGGCGGTGGCGGCCTGTGATGCGCTGCTGTCCTTCGCGCGGTGCGCGGCGGAGTATGGCTACACGCGCCCGGAGGTGGACGCGTCGGAGGTGTTGCACATCAACGCCGGCCGGCACCCGGTGGTGGAGCGCATGCTGGGGGCGGGCGAGTCCTTCGTCCCCAACGACGTGCGGATGGACCCCGAGGACGCGCAGCTGTTGGTCATCACCGGCCCCAACATGGCGGGCAAGAGCACGGTGATGAGGCAGGTGGCGCTGACGGCGCTGATGGCACAGGCGGGCTCGTTTGTCCCGGCGAAGTCGGCGCGCCTCGGCCTGTGTGACCGCATCTTCACGCGCGTGGGCGCGGCGGACAACCTGGCGCGCGGGCAGTCCACCTTCATGGTGGAGATGACGGAGACGAGCCACATCCTCCACCACGCCACGCGCAAGAGCCTCATCATCCTGGACGAGATTGGCCGCGGCACCTCCACCTTCGACGGGCTCTCCATCGCCTGGGCGGTGGCGGAGCACCTGCACGACACGGTGGGTGCGCGGGCGCTGTTCGCCACGCACTACCACGAGCTGGTGGACCTGGCCCGCGAGCGGCCCCGGGTGAAGAACCTGTGCATCGCCGTGAAGGAGCAGGGCGGCAAGGTCATCTTCCTGCGCAAGCTGGTGCCGGGCGGGGCGAGCCGCTCGTACGGCATCGAAGTGGCGAAGCTGGCCGGCCTGCCGCCGGAGGTGGTGGCCCGGGCGCGGGAGCTCCTGCAGAACCTGGAGTCAGGCGAGCTGGACGACGCGGGCCGGCCCCGCGTGGCGGTGCGGCAGCCGGGGAAGAAGGGCTCGACGTCGGGGCAGCTCGGGCTGTTCGTCGCGGAGCCCGCGCCGGTGCTCCAGGCCTCGGGCCCCGCGCTGTCTCCCGCCCACCAGAAGGTGATGGACACGCTGAAGGCCGTCACCATCGACCGCATGACGCCGCTGGATGCGCTCAACCTGCTGGCGCGGTTGCAGCGGGAGCTGGAGTAG
- a CDS encoding DUF6311 domain-containing protein → MRPALPARVRRLVDTTVAFITAHAGPLGAAGLGLLAFLALYGPAALNPTRLSWLIRDDFSQHLLGWLFFRNEPLRFPLGTIDGYLHPLGTTLGYMDAIPWVALLLRPFSSLLPVNFQYIGPWLCACLVLQGAAAAWVARRMSATVAQQWMVGGLLVLSPTLLARMGMAHEALSAHWAILLLVGLHLVPQRDARDAKQSLGIALALCVFAAGVHPVIAVIVLALAVALCARTALERTLPWQWTVLGAGASVGTVLALFYVFGYLGTVHTLRAEAFGSFSADLAAFANPLGYRDILWSRFLAALPRQGAQYEGFGYLGLGVLFALGASLILAARDAPRVARHWRRLVPLGLVALGFGFFALSSRITLLGELLADLTPLYAPVMPWVEPFRSSGRFVWPLYYVLALGSVLALIRLPRPAVAPSLLALALALQVFDVNLGQGQQSREGSTWNTQPSEALRAAAVGRKHLVLYPPQMHDGSGRGCRAGPMDFHRWAYRAYRLGLTFNSGYVARLDDSRAQPYCLGLDDDIRSGRLDPETIYLSIPERLHEFQAIRGTRCVQQEQLWMCVLEPTPPAPLRQASE, encoded by the coding sequence ATGAGGCCCGCCCTGCCCGCTCGGGTGCGGCGCCTCGTGGACACCACCGTTGCCTTCATCACGGCGCACGCAGGCCCCCTGGGCGCCGCCGGGCTGGGGCTGCTCGCATTCCTCGCGCTGTACGGGCCAGCGGCGCTGAACCCCACCCGGCTGTCGTGGCTCATCCGTGACGACTTCAGCCAGCACCTGTTGGGCTGGCTGTTCTTCCGCAACGAGCCCCTCCGCTTCCCACTGGGCACCATCGACGGCTACCTCCATCCGCTCGGGACGACCCTCGGCTACATGGATGCCATCCCCTGGGTGGCCCTGCTGCTGCGGCCGTTCTCCAGCCTGCTGCCAGTCAACTTCCAGTACATCGGACCGTGGCTGTGCGCCTGTCTCGTGCTCCAGGGCGCCGCGGCTGCCTGGGTGGCGCGGCGGATGAGCGCGACGGTCGCGCAGCAGTGGATGGTGGGAGGACTGCTCGTGCTGTCGCCCACGCTGCTGGCGCGCATGGGCATGGCTCATGAAGCCCTGAGCGCACACTGGGCCATCCTGCTCCTGGTGGGGCTGCACCTGGTCCCGCAGCGGGACGCGCGCGATGCGAAGCAGTCGCTGGGCATCGCGCTGGCGCTGTGCGTGTTCGCCGCGGGCGTGCATCCCGTCATCGCCGTCATCGTGCTGGCGCTCGCGGTGGCGCTGTGCGCGCGGACCGCGCTGGAGCGGACACTCCCCTGGCAATGGACCGTGCTGGGAGCGGGGGCTTCCGTGGGCACCGTGCTCGCGCTCTTCTACGTGTTCGGCTATCTCGGCACGGTCCACACGCTGAGGGCGGAGGCGTTCGGTTCGTTCTCCGCGGACCTGGCCGCGTTCGCCAATCCGCTGGGATACCGGGACATCCTCTGGTCTCGCTTCCTGGCTGCCCTGCCGAGACAGGGTGCCCAGTACGAGGGCTTCGGCTACCTGGGGCTCGGGGTGCTCTTCGCTCTCGGGGCCTCGCTCATCCTCGCCGCGCGGGACGCGCCCCGCGTCGCCCGGCACTGGCGCCGGCTGGTGCCTCTGGGGCTGGTGGCGCTGGGGTTCGGCTTCTTCGCGCTGTCCTCTCGCATCACCCTGCTGGGCGAGTTGCTCGCGGACCTGACGCCGCTCTATGCGCCGGTGATGCCCTGGGTGGAGCCCTTCCGTTCCTCCGGACGTTTCGTGTGGCCGCTGTATTACGTGCTGGCGCTGGGCTCCGTGCTCGCCCTCATCCGCCTGCCTCGCCCGGCGGTGGCGCCGTCGCTGCTGGCACTGGCGCTGGCGCTGCAGGTCTTCGATGTGAATCTGGGCCAGGGCCAGCAGTCACGGGAAGGCTCGACCTGGAACACGCAGCCCTCCGAGGCACTCCGCGCGGCCGCCGTGGGACGCAAGCACCTGGTGCTCTACCCGCCGCAGATGCATGACGGCTCGGGCCGTGGCTGCCGGGCGGGGCCCATGGACTTCCACCGCTGGGCCTACCGCGCCTACCGGCTGGGGCTCACCTTCAACAGCGGCTATGTCGCCCGGCTGGATGACTCACGCGCCCAGCCCTACTGCCTGGGGCTCGACGACGACATCCGGTCGGGCCGGCTCGACCCGGAGACCATCTACCTCTCCATCCCGGAGCGGCTGCACGAGTTCCAGGCCATTCGCGGCACGCGCTGCGTCCAGCAGGAGCAACTGTGGATGTGCGTCCTGGAGCCAACGCCTCCCGCGCCACTGCGGCAGGCCTCGGAGTGA
- a CDS encoding type II CAAX endopeptidase family protein — protein sequence MDEARRARRGLWVFFAVLIALSAVFEGMIILRVPFLDRTGQVVLLMWSPAVASFVARIATREGWADLSFRIGGAAGWRALLYAVGFPLGVGLLAYGVAWATGLATFEPPVQDYLVLPQWVWEVEISGEPVVRFAKQFAFHLTLGAVVGCIWAAGEELGWRGYLAPRLLDARVPWGLALSGFVWALWHLPLMLRAGGHFGPSRLLTALLFVMVLTPMGVAMARLRMETGSMWPPIVLHGVWNEGLAVFASATNPPESFWLGETGILVVAASLLLLVPLLRGSWSARRAPERVPYASFSARS from the coding sequence ATGGACGAAGCCAGACGCGCACGCCGGGGGCTGTGGGTCTTCTTCGCGGTGCTCATCGCCCTCTCGGCCGTGTTCGAGGGGATGATCATCCTCCGGGTGCCGTTCCTGGACCGGACGGGGCAGGTCGTCCTGCTGATGTGGTCGCCCGCCGTCGCATCCTTCGTCGCGCGCATCGCGACGCGTGAAGGCTGGGCAGACCTGTCATTTCGAATCGGCGGGGCGGCTGGCTGGCGTGCCCTGCTGTATGCGGTGGGCTTCCCGCTCGGCGTGGGGCTGCTGGCGTATGGCGTCGCCTGGGCCACGGGGCTCGCCACCTTCGAGCCACCCGTGCAGGACTACCTCGTGCTGCCGCAGTGGGTCTGGGAGGTGGAGATCTCCGGTGAGCCCGTGGTGCGCTTCGCGAAGCAGTTCGCGTTTCACCTGACGTTGGGCGCGGTGGTGGGGTGCATCTGGGCAGCGGGGGAGGAGCTGGGCTGGCGCGGCTACCTCGCGCCGCGCCTGCTGGACGCGCGCGTGCCGTGGGGGCTGGCATTGAGTGGCTTCGTCTGGGCGCTGTGGCACCTGCCGCTCATGCTCCGCGCGGGTGGCCACTTCGGCCCGAGCAGACTCCTGACGGCACTGCTCTTCGTCATGGTGCTGACGCCGATGGGCGTGGCGATGGCGCGTCTGCGAATGGAGACGGGGAGCATGTGGCCACCCATCGTGCTGCACGGTGTGTGGAATGAAGGGCTTGCGGTCTTCGCGTCCGCCACGAACCCTCCCGAGAGCTTCTGGCTCGGGGAGACCGGCATCCTCGTCGTGGCCGCGAGCCTGCTGCTGCTCGTGCCACTACTGCGCGGAAGCTGGAGCGCGAGGCGGGCACCGGAGCGCGTGCCCTACGCGAGCTTCAGCGCACGCTCGTAG
- a CDS encoding DUF3592 domain-containing protein, translated as MQLAIPHAPRKVRLTQVPGAVGRLVRGVVLGLAAMALFGAGAAWAGRFFVEEQGFAARAEEIEGLVVTTRLPPPDARDGAEGALEVLYTFHEREHSVSGVVTYAEYAEGLGRGAKVKLLVDPAVPDRPREAGFARARATRVGLLPWGLGLGALVAMGLFAWETRRLWRAEVEPLRLGALVWLTPDGPLPETRAEVSFPAHYFRQDVKHAVRARVRPGRAPVRNGDKVLAAVVPRQPGWARVIDQDLAKELDWVR; from the coding sequence ATGCAGCTCGCCATCCCCCATGCTCCCCGGAAGGTGCGACTGACGCAGGTGCCCGGCGCGGTGGGCCGCCTCGTGCGCGGCGTGGTGTTGGGCCTCGCCGCCATGGCGCTCTTCGGCGCCGGCGCCGCCTGGGCCGGGCGCTTCTTCGTGGAGGAGCAGGGCTTCGCCGCGCGGGCCGAGGAGATTGAAGGCCTCGTGGTCACCACCCGCCTGCCGCCTCCGGACGCACGCGACGGCGCCGAGGGCGCGCTGGAGGTGCTGTACACGTTCCATGAGCGGGAGCACTCGGTCTCCGGCGTCGTCACGTATGCCGAGTACGCCGAGGGCCTGGGGCGTGGCGCGAAGGTGAAGCTGCTGGTGGACCCCGCGGTGCCGGACCGGCCTCGCGAGGCGGGCTTCGCTCGCGCCCGGGCCACGCGCGTGGGCCTGTTGCCCTGGGGCCTGGGCCTGGGCGCGCTGGTGGCCATGGGGCTCTTCGCCTGGGAAACGCGCCGGCTCTGGCGCGCGGAGGTGGAGCCGCTGCGGCTGGGCGCGCTGGTGTGGCTGACGCCGGACGGGCCGCTGCCGGAGACGCGGGCCGAGGTGTCCTTCCCCGCGCACTACTTCCGGCAGGACGTGAAGCACGCGGTGCGCGCGCGGGTGCGCCCCGGACGCGCGCCGGTGCGCAACGGAGACAAGGTGCTGGCGGCGGTGGTGCCCCGGCAGCCCGGCTGGGCGCGCGTCATCGACCAGGACCTGGCGAAGGAGCTGGACTGGGTGCGCTGA